The following proteins come from a genomic window of Coffea arabica cultivar ET-39 chromosome 11c, Coffea Arabica ET-39 HiFi, whole genome shotgun sequence:
- the LOC140016412 gene encoding uncharacterized protein isoform X1 has protein sequence MSSSSAHSDLTSSVPRRRITRPAFIEIPSSSPSSSSSSDSEYLAPPAPPLATAMDQPGPSAQPGAGAAVPGIPLEVAPARSRVGPPRGPDIDFGEVEIIPPLLDQGDVDELVGRYDILPQFEARAARPGEYACLPPPGFVAIYRDQLVAGLRLPIPQFLYDILTFWGIRITQVVPNAIRSILGFFILCRALEIPYSLNLFRSFFQMKVSGPVHGWFYFARRSGGELPTRELFTHMPSSIKGWKAYFFFVKNTGFPPLTWRENTQVTDPIPSPLPEAELDRLVSSEAQLKVKEFNNAQLWSAGLIRAKVNDPAPDLRPITPEELTALKRFSQLLNIGGIGSASTPTPAPSTAPSSTVPLPPPVSTPQIAAQSSLGEGSKKKRKKSTAKKARTEAASPQSQEEPSAAIASHYGVSSAEQQASSQSPPAMWRMRNVIPLKPPTELGSHPHPHHFCPKWGLSVNDRAQFPEVAKELVKGAVLPRDHHFIQLASNAELLEHFYLSTTQLNVAGAELAQRYENMGVNLSQVDAAKEKLSSQLEAAESELETLKKQLADANCSCELEKKRAAELAATLEVEQKKSAELVEAAREEGRQLGVKEFKKSEVFMNDLALLNGPVLQLGYTKALMDVESLKLPGFDLSKWPDFNPQSTNQIDRLVTGYSNGRDLAALIADPNLPALSPEPEQEQQGES, from the exons ATGTCGTCTTCCTCCGCACACTCAGACCTTACTAGCTCAGTACCTAGGCGTAGGATTACCCGACCTGCATTCATAGAAATACCTTCCTCCAGCCCCTCTTCTTCCAGCTCGTCTGACTCTGAATATCTCGCTCCCCCAGCCCCACCTCTTGCTACAGCCATGGACCAACCTGGCCCATCTGCTCAGCCCGGGGCTGGAGCTGCTGTCCCAGGGATCCCTCTGGAGGTAGCCCCAGCTCGCTCTAGGGTAGGACCCCCTAGGGGGCCAGACATCGACTTTGGAGAAGTCGAAATTATTCCCCCCCTTCTCGACCAGGGGGACGTAGATGAGCTAGTGGGGAGGTATGACATCCTTCCCCAGTTCGAGGCTAGGGCAGCCCGGCCAGGGGAGTACGCCTGCCTACCTCCCCCCGGGTTTGTAGCGATCTACAGGGATCAGCTCGTGGCTGGCCTTCGCCTTCCTATTCCCCAATTCCTTTACGACATCCTGACCTTTTGGGGCATTCGAATCACCCAGGTCGTTCCCAACGCCATTCGGTCCATCCTCGGCTTCTTTATTTTATGCCGAGCTCTTGAAATCCCTTATTCCCTGAACTTATTTAGGTCCTTCTTTCAGATGAAGGTAAGTGGCCCAGTTCACGGTTGGTTCTACTTTGCTCGCAGGAGCGGAGGGGAACTTCCTACCCGCGAACTGTTCACTCATATGCCTTCTTCCATCAAGGGCTGGAAAGCCTACTTCTTTTTTGTGAAGAATACTGGGTTTCCTCCCCTAACCTGGAGAGAGAATACCCAAGTAACCGATCCAATCCCTTCTCCTCTGCCCGAGGCCGAGCTAGACCGCTTGGTCAGCTCGGAAGCTCAACTGAAGGTGAAGGAATTTAACAATGCCCAGCTCTGGTCGGCGGGGCTAATCCGAGCAAAGGTGAACGACCCTGCCCCCGATCTCCGACCTATCACCCCCGAGGAGCTGACAGCTT TGAAGAGGTTTTCCCAGCTGCTGAACATTGGCGGAATTGGCAGTGCGAGCACGCCAACTCCTGCGCCTTCCACAGCGCCGAGCAGCACGGTGCCTCTACCCCCACCTGTGTCCACTCCCCAGATTGCCGCTCAGTCCTCACTGGGGGAGGgatcaaagaagaaaagaaagaagtccACGGCCAAGAAGGCCAGGACAGAGGCGGCTTCCCCACAGTCCCAGGAGGAGCCCTCAGCTGCCATTGCTTCTCATTATGGGGTGAGCTCCGCCGAGCAGCAGGCttcgtcacaatctccccctgCTATGTGGCGCATGAGGAACGTGATTCCCCTGAAGCCCCCTACCGAGCTGGGCTCACACCCGCACCCCCACCATTTCTGCCCGAAGTGGGGGTTGTCAGTGAACGACCGAGCTCAGTTCCCTGAGGTGGCGAAGGAGCTCGTCAAAGGCGCGGTACTCCCCCGTgatcaccacttcatccaactCGCCTCCAACGCTGAGCTGTTAGAGCACTTCTACCTCAGCACCACGCAG CTCAACGTGGCGGGGGCCGAGCTGGCCCAGCGATATGAGAACATGGGGGTCAACCTGTCCCAGGTCGATGCTGCCAAAGAGAAGTTGTCGAGCCAGCTCGAAGCTGCAGAGTCCGAGCTGGAGACCCTGAAGAAGCAACTCGCAGATGCCAACTGCTCCTGCGAACTGGAAAAAAAGAGGGCGGCCGAACTGGCTGCGACTTTGGAGGTAGAGCAGAAAAAATCGGCCGAGCTGGTGGAGGCGGCAAGGGAAGAAGGGCGCCAGCTAGGCGTCAAAGAGTTCAAGAAGTCTGAGGTCTTCATGAACGACCTGGCCCTCCTCAATGGCCCTGTCTTGCAGCTCGGCTACACAAAAGCCTTGATGGACGTGGAGTCCCTGAAGCTGCCAGGCTTTGACCTGAGCAAATGGCCTGACTTCAACCCCCAATCTACCAACCAAAT
- the LOC140016412 gene encoding uncharacterized protein isoform X2 produces MKVSGPVHGWFYFARRSGGELPTRELFTHMPSSIKGWKAYFFFVKNTGFPPLTWRENTQVTDPIPSPLPEAELDRLVSSEAQLKVKEFNNAQLWSAGLIRAKVNDPAPDLRPITPEELTALKRFSQLLNIGGIGSASTPTPAPSTAPSSTVPLPPPVSTPQIAAQSSLGEGSKKKRKKSTAKKARTEAASPQSQEEPSAAIASHYGVSSAEQQASSQSPPAMWRMRNVIPLKPPTELGSHPHPHHFCPKWGLSVNDRAQFPEVAKELVKGAVLPRDHHFIQLASNAELLEHFYLSTTQLNVAGAELAQRYENMGVNLSQVDAAKEKLSSQLEAAESELETLKKQLADANCSCELEKKRAAELAATLEVEQKKSAELVEAAREEGRQLGVKEFKKSEVFMNDLALLNGPVLQLGYTKALMDVESLKLPGFDLSKWPDFNPQSTNQIDRLVTGYSNGRDLAALIADPNLPALSPEPEQEQQGES; encoded by the exons ATGAAGGTAAGTGGCCCAGTTCACGGTTGGTTCTACTTTGCTCGCAGGAGCGGAGGGGAACTTCCTACCCGCGAACTGTTCACTCATATGCCTTCTTCCATCAAGGGCTGGAAAGCCTACTTCTTTTTTGTGAAGAATACTGGGTTTCCTCCCCTAACCTGGAGAGAGAATACCCAAGTAACCGATCCAATCCCTTCTCCTCTGCCCGAGGCCGAGCTAGACCGCTTGGTCAGCTCGGAAGCTCAACTGAAGGTGAAGGAATTTAACAATGCCCAGCTCTGGTCGGCGGGGCTAATCCGAGCAAAGGTGAACGACCCTGCCCCCGATCTCCGACCTATCACCCCCGAGGAGCTGACAGCTT TGAAGAGGTTTTCCCAGCTGCTGAACATTGGCGGAATTGGCAGTGCGAGCACGCCAACTCCTGCGCCTTCCACAGCGCCGAGCAGCACGGTGCCTCTACCCCCACCTGTGTCCACTCCCCAGATTGCCGCTCAGTCCTCACTGGGGGAGGgatcaaagaagaaaagaaagaagtccACGGCCAAGAAGGCCAGGACAGAGGCGGCTTCCCCACAGTCCCAGGAGGAGCCCTCAGCTGCCATTGCTTCTCATTATGGGGTGAGCTCCGCCGAGCAGCAGGCttcgtcacaatctccccctgCTATGTGGCGCATGAGGAACGTGATTCCCCTGAAGCCCCCTACCGAGCTGGGCTCACACCCGCACCCCCACCATTTCTGCCCGAAGTGGGGGTTGTCAGTGAACGACCGAGCTCAGTTCCCTGAGGTGGCGAAGGAGCTCGTCAAAGGCGCGGTACTCCCCCGTgatcaccacttcatccaactCGCCTCCAACGCTGAGCTGTTAGAGCACTTCTACCTCAGCACCACGCAG CTCAACGTGGCGGGGGCCGAGCTGGCCCAGCGATATGAGAACATGGGGGTCAACCTGTCCCAGGTCGATGCTGCCAAAGAGAAGTTGTCGAGCCAGCTCGAAGCTGCAGAGTCCGAGCTGGAGACCCTGAAGAAGCAACTCGCAGATGCCAACTGCTCCTGCGAACTGGAAAAAAAGAGGGCGGCCGAACTGGCTGCGACTTTGGAGGTAGAGCAGAAAAAATCGGCCGAGCTGGTGGAGGCGGCAAGGGAAGAAGGGCGCCAGCTAGGCGTCAAAGAGTTCAAGAAGTCTGAGGTCTTCATGAACGACCTGGCCCTCCTCAATGGCCCTGTCTTGCAGCTCGGCTACACAAAAGCCTTGATGGACGTGGAGTCCCTGAAGCTGCCAGGCTTTGACCTGAGCAAATGGCCTGACTTCAACCCCCAATCTACCAACCAAAT